From a single Oligoflexia bacterium genomic region:
- the ribD gene encoding bifunctional diaminohydroxyphosphoribosylaminopyrimidine deaminase/5-amino-6-(5-phosphoribosylamino)uracil reductase RibD: MFDIKFMMQEALNLATKARGKTAPNPMVGAVVVTAQGEIIGRGFHPQAGQPHAEVFAINEAKTKSHDLSQCTLLITLEPCNHTGRTPPCTDLILESKIKHVVIGALDPNTLMQGKSLELLKQKGIEITSGVLQAECEKLIRGFKSVIKNGRPFITLKAATSLDGKIATSTGESQWITQEPARKLARQERSQHDAILVGVGTVLADDPQLNVRDGSTHSLTKIILDSRLMTPPQAKLFSTPGSVIIYCDENYSAERKDLLEKTGALVVPMLNDQQQTPGLLNLKIIFADLARRGVQELMIEGGARVLGAVAREKLFDRVLCFVAPRILGSTSLNVFEGLDVKLLNESIELENMTTRLVGKDIVIEGMRVCSPV; the protein is encoded by the coding sequence ACAGCACCCAACCCTATGGTGGGTGCTGTTGTCGTCACAGCTCAAGGTGAAATAATCGGGCGCGGTTTTCATCCTCAAGCTGGTCAACCACATGCCGAAGTTTTCGCCATCAATGAAGCCAAAACAAAATCTCACGATCTAAGCCAGTGCACATTATTAATCACACTTGAACCTTGTAACCATACTGGGCGAACGCCACCGTGTACTGATCTTATTTTGGAATCTAAAATTAAACATGTCGTTATTGGTGCGCTTGATCCAAACACCTTGATGCAAGGAAAAAGTTTAGAACTTCTAAAGCAAAAAGGTATTGAAATCACATCTGGAGTTTTACAAGCCGAGTGCGAAAAACTAATTCGCGGATTTAAATCTGTTATTAAAAATGGCAGACCTTTTATAACTTTAAAAGCAGCCACAAGTCTGGATGGTAAAATTGCAACCTCAACTGGTGAATCACAATGGATCACTCAAGAGCCCGCACGCAAACTCGCACGGCAAGAACGCTCGCAACATGATGCAATTCTAGTTGGTGTGGGTACAGTGCTCGCTGACGATCCACAGCTAAACGTTCGTGATGGTTCGACACATTCTTTAACAAAAATTATTTTAGATTCTCGCTTGATGACACCTCCTCAAGCTAAATTATTTTCTACACCAGGTAGTGTAATTATTTATTGTGACGAAAATTATTCTGCAGAACGAAAAGATCTACTAGAAAAAACAGGTGCCCTTGTAGTCCCTATGCTCAATGATCAGCAACAAACTCCAGGGTTACTTAATCTAAAAATTATTTTTGCTGATCTCGCTAGGCGTGGTGTACAAGAGCTGATGATTGAAGGCGGAGCGCGTGTATTAGGTGCTGTAGCACGTGAAAAACTTTTTGATCGTGTACTTTGTTTTGTCGCACCCAGGATTTTAGGTTCTACAAGTCTTAATGTATTTGAAGGTCTTGATGTGAAGCTTCTCAACGAAAGTATCGAGCTAGAAAATATGACAACCCGTTTAGTTGGAAAAGATATTGTCATTGAAGGTATGCGTGTATGTTCACCGGTTTAA
- a CDS encoding riboflavin synthase, with translation MFTGLIKEVAIFLNREDAQGGLRIEIERPKNWTELELGESIALNGICLTLTEFNENKIVFFVGLESLAKTNIQAIRKDQKVNLERSLALGDRLGGHLVSGHVDGAGLVMGKEIRGDCLWLKIHINENLIRWVVPKGSIALNGVSLTVNELDRKNLNAEFLLIPETLERTNLKDISEGEFINIECDQMVKIIAEQVKYYGVINEHHP, from the coding sequence ATGTTCACCGGTTTAATCAAAGAAGTGGCTATATTTCTCAACCGTGAAGATGCCCAGGGCGGTCTACGCATTGAGATAGAGCGTCCAAAGAATTGGACTGAACTTGAATTAGGCGAAAGCATAGCGCTTAACGGAATTTGTCTCACCCTCACTGAGTTTAATGAAAACAAAATTGTTTTTTTCGTTGGCCTTGAATCATTGGCTAAAACAAACATACAAGCAATTCGTAAAGATCAAAAAGTTAATCTAGAGCGAAGCCTAGCTCTTGGTGATCGTTTAGGCGGGCATTTGGTATCAGGTCACGTAGATGGCGCAGGCCTTGTTATGGGAAAAGAAATCAGAGGCGATTGTCTTTGGTTAAAAATCCATATCAATGAAAATCTCATACGCTGGGTGGTTCCCAAGGGGAGCATCGCACTCAATGGTGTAAGTCTCACGGTTAATGAATTAGATCGCAAAAACTTAAACGCTGAATTTCTTCTCATTCCAGAAACACTTGAGCGAACAAATTTAAAAGATATATCTGAAGGTGAGTTTATAAATATTGAATGTGATCAAATGGTAAAAATCATTGCAGAGCAGGTGAAGTACTACGGGGTAATCAATGAACACCATCCATGA